One Acaryochloris thomasi RCC1774 genomic window, TGAAGTCGTCATGGGAATAAGGGAAAGGAATGTAGCAATCGCCTTCAGGGTCCCAAAAGCCATAGTCAATTCCGTTCAGCACACCGGAGAACTTGTGCTGGTGCATATGGAGCGTATGACCGAGGCCGCAGCCGATCTCTGTGTGTCTGGCTTCCCAAGCGTGGTGAGGTGAAACCGTCGTCACGTAGTTAGAGTAGACAATCCCGCCCTTCATGAGATTAAGCGCAAAGGGATTGAACGGATCCTGCAATCGGTCTGGGTGGAAGTAGTAGTCGGGGCGATTGAGGCCGATGGCTTCTAAAACGTTATAGCCGGTTTGTCCCTGGTGCTTGAAGTTGTGAATGGTGTAGCAAACTCTCTGAAATTCAAGCCCATGATACTGATACATTTCGTAGAGCATGACGGGAATTAACCCGGTTTGCCAATCATGACAGTGAAGTACGTCAGGGCATTTGTTGCTCTGCTGCAAAAATTCCAGCGCCGCCTTGCTAAAGAAGGCAAACCGCATAGGGTCATCAGGTGCTCCGTAGTACACCCCCCGATGGAAGTAGTTTTCGCTGGAGTGTGGCTCAATAAAAAAGCACAGCCGCCCGTGAACCCAGCCGCAGTGAACCGTACAGTAAATGACGCTGCCGTACCAGGGCACTTTGAGGTCGGCGTAGGCTTCATGAAGTCCCCAAATATGGTCATAGCGCATGCAGTCGTACTTGGGCAAAATCAGTTCGACACAGTGGCCCTGAATTTCGAGTTCTCGGCTCAGCCCATATACAACGTCGCCCAAACCACCGGCCTTAATGACGGGGGCACATTCAGACGCGATTTGAACGATGTACATAGAAATTCCTCTAGCAACCTGCTTATAGAAGCCCAGAAGTATCAGACTCCCTCTGGAAAAGTATAGATTCCCAGCGGCCCCTTTTTAGACCTGTTTCTAGTCTCCGATCTCTCAGAGATTTTTCCCATTCCTCTCTATTTTCTGAAACACCCTACCCATAGGAAGCAATAGAGGTGAGTCTGATTAGCCCCCTACAGATCCTTCAGAACTGATTGTTCCGACACAGTGGGTTGAAGGTGATCACCGATGGATGTCTAGGGAGACTTTGTGCCATCACGACGCTTTCGATTCAGTTGCTAGACTCAACATGGCCACAACCACAT contains:
- the glgA gene encoding glycogen synthase GlgA; its protein translation is MYIVQIASECAPVIKAGGLGDVVYGLSRELEIQGHCVELILPKYDCMRYDHIWGLHEAYADLKVPWYGSVIYCTVHCGWVHGRLCFFIEPHSSENYFHRGVYYGAPDDPMRFAFFSKAALEFLQQSNKCPDVLHCHDWQTGLIPVMLYEMYQYHGLEFQRVCYTIHNFKHQGQTGYNVLEAIGLNRPDYYFHPDRLQDPFNPFALNLMKGGIVYSNYVTTVSPHHAWEARHTEIGCGLGHTLHMHQHKFSGVLNGIDYGFWDPEGDCYIPFPYSHDDFKSKARNKKALRKQLGLQDEEDKPIIAFIGRLDQQKGVHLVHHAIYYSLHHRAQFVLLGSATEAAINAQFWHEKNFLSGNPDCHLEISFNEELAHLIYAAADMVLVPSNYEPCGLTQIIGLKYGTVPVVRGVGGLVNTVFDRDYDADKKPEERNGYVFYQSDLPAMESAIARGVGLWYDYPKEFRKLAMQGMEYDYSWRNPATEYVEIYEGIRHQSEPAEPAEALKPLQQQTYGLPVSDASSLENR